Genomic DNA from Streptomyces venezuelae:
CCCGCTTCGTGCTGGTCGGCCGTCCGGCCCGCCCCGCCGCGCCGACGGGCGCCGACAAGACCTCGGTCGTCATCTGGCTGGGCGACGACCACCCCGGTGCCCTGCTCGAACTGCTCCAGGAATTCGCGGTCCGCGGCGTCAACCTGATGCGGATCGAGTCGCGGCCCACCGGTCAGGGCATCGGCAATTACTGCTTCTCGGTGGATGCCGAAGGGCACATCACGGACCGCCGGGTCGGCGAGGCCCTGATGGGGCTCAAGCGGATCTGCCCGCAGGTGCGCTTCCTCGGGTCGTATCCGAGGGCGGGGGTGGCGACGGAGGACGTCACGCCGCCGCGGCCCGGTACGACGGACCCCGAGTTCATGGCCGCGTCGGACTGGCTGACGCGCTGCCAGGACGGACGTTTCTAGCCGCCCCCGCGCTCGTACTCCGGTCCTACCTGCAGATTTACGTTATCCACAGAAGTTATCCACAGGCTTGTGTCTCGACCTGGGGACAAGTCGACAACGAAGCGTGACATGGTCGACAAATCGCCCTGGAGCGCCCAAGAACGTCCACAGTCCCGCACGTCACCCCTCGTCCACTCTTTTCCATTGATCAACTCTTTGGAGCGAGGTATTTCCACTCGAAAGTGGGTGTGCGGGTGGTTTGGGAAGGGATTCCCCGGGCGCATGAACAGCTCACGGAATGGGATGTTCCAACATCCACAGATCTTTCGCACACCCTGTGGATAACCGTCCGGACCCCCTGATTCCTGTGGACAACAGCGGTGGACGGGCAGCCCAAGTTCCGCTCCCCGCAAGGGGTTCCGGTCAAAGCGGCGCGCACACTCTGCCCCGTTTCGGGGAATGCCGCCCTTTTTATTGACCCATAAATTCACATTCCGGCAAAACGGGCATAACGTACGCAACGGAATATCGAGTCGTGGGCCGGAACCGGGCGACGGTAGCCTTGAGGGGTGATTGACCTTCGCCTGCTCCGTGAGGACCCCGACCGTGTTCGCGCCTCCCAGCGCGCCCGTGGAGAGGACGTCGCGCTCGTCGACGCCCTGCTCTCCGCCGACGAGCGGCGCAGGTCGTCCGGCCTCCGCTTCGACGAGCTCCGCGCCGAGCAGAAGGCGCTCGGCAAGCTGATCCCCAAGGCGGCGCCCGAGGAGAAGCAGGAGCTCCTGAAGAAGGCGGGCGAGCTCTCCGCCGCCGTCAAGGCCGCCGACGCCGCCCAGGACGAGGCCGATGACGAGACCAAGCGGCTCCTGCAGCAGCTCGGCAACCTCGTCCACCCGGACGTCCCGGTCGGCGGCGAGGAGGACTTCGTCGTCCTCGACACCATCGGCACCCCGCGCGACTTCGCCGCCGAGGGCTTCGAGCCCAAGGACCACCTGGAGCTCGGCGAGGCGCTCGGCGCCATCGACGTCGAGCGCGGCGCGAAGGTCTCCGGCTCGCGCTTCTACTACCTGACAGGTGTCGGCGCCCTCCTGGAGCTGGCCCTCGTCAACGCGGCGATCGCCCAGGCGACGGAGGCCGGGTTCATCCCGATGCTGACGCCGTCGCTGGTCCGTCCCCGCGCGATGGAGGGCACGGGCTTCCTCGGTCAGGCCGCGGAGAACGTGTACCACCTGGAGAAGGACGACTACTACCTGGTCGGCACCTCCGAGGTCCCCCTCGCGGCGTACCACATGGACGAGATCATCGAGGCGGGCAAGCTCCCGCTCCGGTACGCGGGCTTCTCGCCCTGCTACCGCCGCGAGGCCGGCACGTACGGCAAGGACACCCGCGGCATCTTCCGCGTCCACCAGTTCGACAAGGTCGAGATGTTCTCGTACGTCGACCCGGAGGACGCGGAGAACGAGCACAAGCGTCTCCTGGAGTGGGAGAAGCAGTGGCTTACCGGCCTCGGTCTGCCCTTCCAGGTGATCGACGTGGCGACGGGTGACCTCGGCGCGTCGGCCTCGCGCAAGTACGACTGCGAGGCGTGGATCCCCACCCAGGGCAAGTACCGCGAGCTGACCTCGGCCTCGAACTGCGACAGCTTCCAGGCCCGCCGCCTGTCGGTGCGCATGCGCGACGGCAAGAAGGTGCAGCCTCTCGCGACGCTGAACGGCACGCTGTGCGCCGTCCCGCGGACGATCGTGGCCCTCCTGGAGAATCACCAGCAGGCCGACGGCTCCGTGGTGGTGCCCGAGGTCCTGCGTCCGTACCTCGGGGGTCGAGAGATTTTGGAGCCCATCGCCAAGTGAGCCACCCAGCTCCGGTCACGCCCTCCTTCCCGTACAAGCTGGTCGCGACCGACCTCGACGGGACGCTGCTGCGCCCCGACGACACGGTGTCGGAACGTACGCGCCACGCGCTCACCGCGGCGACCGCGGCGGGCGCGGCGCACATCGTCGTCACCGGCCGTGCGGTGCCCTGGACCCGCCACATCCTCGACGACCTCGGCTACGACGGCATCGCGGTCTGCGGTCAGGGCGCGCAGGTCTACCACGCGGGGGAGCACCGTCTTCTGACCTCGGTGACGCTCGACCGGCAGCTGGCCGGTCTGGCGCTCGCCAAGATCGAGGCGGAGATCGGCCCGCTGGCGCTCGCGGCGAGTCGTGACGGCATCGACGGCGAGGTCCTGGTCGGCCCGGGGTACACGGTCCAGGACGGCCCGCTGCCCGCGACGCCCTTCACGGACATCGCCGACCTGTGGGCGGCGCCGTTGAACAAGCTGTACATCCAGCACCCCGGTCTGGGTGACGACGCGCTCACCGACGTGGCACGCCAGGTCGCGGGGGATCTCGTCGGCGTGACCATGGCGGGCGAGGGCATAGTCGAACTCCTGCCGCTGGGCCTCTCCAAGGCGACGGGCCTCTCGCTGGCCGCGCGGCGCCTGGGTGC
This window encodes:
- a CDS encoding HAD family hydrolase → MSHPAPVTPSFPYKLVATDLDGTLLRPDDTVSERTRHALTAATAAGAAHIVVTGRAVPWTRHILDDLGYDGIAVCGQGAQVYHAGEHRLLTSVTLDRQLAGLALAKIEAEIGPLALAASRDGIDGEVLVGPGYTVQDGPLPATPFTDIADLWAAPLNKLYIQHPGLGDDALTDVARQVAGDLVGVTMAGEGIVELLPLGLSKATGLSLAARRLGAKAVDTIAFGDMPNDIPMFAWAAHGVAMANAHDELKAVADEVTTSNEADGIAVVLERLLG
- the serS gene encoding serine--tRNA ligase gives rise to the protein MIDLRLLREDPDRVRASQRARGEDVALVDALLSADERRRSSGLRFDELRAEQKALGKLIPKAAPEEKQELLKKAGELSAAVKAADAAQDEADDETKRLLQQLGNLVHPDVPVGGEEDFVVLDTIGTPRDFAAEGFEPKDHLELGEALGAIDVERGAKVSGSRFYYLTGVGALLELALVNAAIAQATEAGFIPMLTPSLVRPRAMEGTGFLGQAAENVYHLEKDDYYLVGTSEVPLAAYHMDEIIEAGKLPLRYAGFSPCYRREAGTYGKDTRGIFRVHQFDKVEMFSYVDPEDAENEHKRLLEWEKQWLTGLGLPFQVIDVATGDLGASASRKYDCEAWIPTQGKYRELTSASNCDSFQARRLSVRMRDGKKVQPLATLNGTLCAVPRTIVALLENHQQADGSVVVPEVLRPYLGGREILEPIAK